From a single Cotesia glomerata isolate CgM1 linkage group LG6, MPM_Cglom_v2.3, whole genome shotgun sequence genomic region:
- the LOC123266708 gene encoding NACHT domain- and WD repeat-containing protein 1, which yields MNLEVELIAGVVKGGPPPPNLPAPRLIKIFIAGERNEFPEERKQLLESIGPELQSIYDDMGIEVLLVDMQFGTEKNPDSDPYLAELFLEEIKASFRHSRGCFFLVLVGADYRAGWIPTKLQEKIFRTLVTNSPELNDYYEYKEHCYALKATREETVEDNWQTTTGTRLSEILKAAAESALINDPNNTDIQYLLKSTAERQLDYGLNLDPQGNGIITIIRNWTGESPPPFPECQKLKKKLNSHLPEDNVLNFDVNYNDAGVIDPDINTHDNYLTKLRNRVLDRVQNLVNASVEALPEIKSRKKLVQEIYAESLAHQSLLREIEPLPENDDVVQRVRQLLELGITQKHGPIIIRGNRCTGKTAILSTVYKKVDSWFANRTTMKIVRLCTATPKSAYNLELLRLLCQHMGFLSGNNDGNLPRDASFHPLYLNNWFNQIVRGIEEKPLDNGGQLIVLIDDLSRLHPLDTDIVTALSWLPVNPLPPGLHLVITTQSSLETMKLTPLQRDRFKRPDVLIELPETRSKAPNVEAQLDNLEKLIGNKAANRIGSLLTCIEYGLSETELLELIMPTMDDSPLLLAAGQFNFATWCLVRRNFDSLLRVRVMSGRLLFSWRWVVQDIARKRYLPTQFVSRPCHAELAALFFAEDCDDSERSLITDQDPGTPPNKETPFQSVPQSQDITYTLRHVEEAWLHLLRTGDAEKIKKFSVCAFDFLLAAVQMISVSYLRCVLEHARRYLLERDLELVYYTIRNSSDALTRDPLQLGAQLISWLRPVVGDGNDPANSVDQVSKMITAAMAWCDGFAAPLLVPLNGWLQSPLPLQIKTLTCPQNVKFVEPAPTGQHVIVIPDQGDPQLWHVMSGQLVHTFKGHSNPISCIAVTQQSQYLLTGSEDTSIIVWDIKELTLKRRICEHIAPVLTVTPALNNSVIVSGGEDSRIIATSLLTGEVLMKVDHHRGPVTAVKIDTAGDVLISGSADSTVCLWSLENFQLLNSITLPSPVAMLDVSIDSVFLLAVCEDNKLYLRSLATGTEIHSLRGHQGPVKSLSLAKDCRRAVAGGVDGRVSIFDMHSGKLIKPLNTNSSADVSFVKVTDKDDFLITASGNRVTFWSFRGDENNYLKSLGCKGKHESLQPHTAAISCLDISRDGATAVTGGIDSLVNLWQLNTHELIMTLEGHIASVTCVAFSASGLFAASGSEDKSVRVWGLTLGLVVATFRHQAPVTSVIAMLDGRRVVSSDRGGTIRVWAADTGTLIQSVCGPGQCFAVTSDMRYAICGTGDNHLRIIGLGAGPEEKHQITHSQDITCLVVTPDSQLLITGSCDMSLKVWQLAGGKLSQVLVGHTDYVTCVAVAVTDKSIVVSGSRDANLIVWDINTGDDLHTLTGHLGPITCVRLSGDGTLAVSGSEDKSLFIWDTKKGISLNSIVLHVPILGVEISTDCSRMGLHLLEQCRMPILCLHNTPAQYVKLPSYVAPRDLRPPGPKRPARRLLKKEVSLDTYTWQRKYGHLTSGIMVAAVEDRLKRRFSVSASMEEISKAGLANSQSSLGREQAALAQSQHFDQLEALWNKQSPPPKPRGTFSRTLSKQSSLQGTRISDSDEEDVPD from the exons AGAGGAAACAGTTGAAGACAATTGGCAAACAACAACGGGCACACGGCTTTCAGAAATTCTCAAAGCTGCTGCCGAATCAGCATTAATAAACGATCCGAACAATACAGATATACAGTACTTATTAAAATCAACAGCCGAGCGTCAATTAGATTACGGATTAA ATTTAGACCCTCAAGGAAATGGTATCATCACCATCATCCGAAACTGGACCGGAGAGAGTCCCCCGCCGTTCCCAGAATGtcaaaagctcaaaaaaaaattaaattcccaTTTACCTGAGGACAACGTCCTCAATTTCGATGTTAATTACAACGATGCTGGAGTTATCGATCCCGATATAAATACCCACGATAACTACCTTACAAAGTTACGCAACCGGGTATTGGATCGAGTGCAGAACTTGGTGAATGCTTCAGTAGAAGCTCTCCCCGAGATAAAAAGCAGGAAAAAATTGGTCCAAGAAATTTATGCTGAAAGCCTTGCTCATCAATCTTTGCTCCGTGAAATAGAGCCTTTACCAGAAAACGACGACGTTGTACAACGAGTTAGGCAGCTTTTGGAACTCGGCATAACCCAAAAACACGGTCCTATAATAATTCGTGGTAACCGATGCACAGGAAAGACCGCGATATTATCGACAGTCTACAAAAAAGTAGACAGCTGGTTTGCCAACAGAACAACGATGAAAATAGTACGTCTCTGCACCGCAACACCCAAATCGGCCTACAATCTGGAACTGCTCCGCTTATTGTGTCAACACATGGGATTTCTGTCAGGAAACAATGACGGTAACTTGCCACGTGACGCGTCATTTCACCCGCTGTATCTGAATAATTGGTTCAATCAAATCGTTCGTGGTATTGAAGAAAAGCCGCTAGACAATGGTGGCCAGTTGATTGTCTTAATTGACGATTTGAGTCGCCTTCATCCACTGGACACTGATATAGTTACTGCGTTGTCATGGCTACCGGTGAATCCGTTGCCACCGGGGTTACATTTAGTGATAACGACGCAGTCCTCTCTAGAGACCATGAAACTGACACCCCTCCAGAGGGACAGGTTCAAACGTCCAGATGTGCTAATCGAGTTGCCAGAAACACGCAGCAAGGCTCCTAACGTCGAGGCTCAGCTTGATAACTTGGAGAAGCTTATCGGTAATAAAGCTGCTAATCGCATTGGCTCGCTATTAACATGCATCGAGTATGGATTATCGGAAACGGAATTACTCGAATTGATAATGCCGACAATGGATGACAGCCCGCTGTTGCTGGCAGCAGGACAGTTTAATTTTGCAACTTGGTGTCTGGTACGCAGGAATTTCGACTCTCTGCTGAGAGTTAGAGTCATGAGTGGAAGGCTCTTGTTTTCCTGGCGCTGGGTAGTCCAAGACATCGCTCGGAAACGATACCTTCCAACCCAATTCGTGTCAAGACCCTGCCATGCTGAATTAGCTGCTTTGTTCTTCGCGGAAGACTGCGATGACAGCGAACGCTCCCTAATCACTGATCAGGATCCCGGAACTCCTCCGAACAAAGAGACGCCCTTTCAGAGCGTTCCTCAATCCCAGGACATCACTTACACGCTGAGACACGTTGAAGAAGCATGGCTCCATTTGCTACGAACTGGCGATGCTGAGAAGATTAAGAAGTTCTCTGTTTGTGCTTTTGATTTTCTATTGGCCGCTGTGCAGATGATAAGTGTTAGCTACTTACGATGCGTGTTGGAACATGCAAGGCGTTATTTGCTGGAGCGGGATCTCGAGTTGGTTTATTATACGATCAGGAATTCAAGCGACGCTTTGACCAGGGATCCGCTACAGCTAGGCGCTCAATTGATATCTTGGTTGAGGCCTGTCGTTGGTGATGGCAATGATCCG GCGAATTCAGTTGATCAAGTCAGCAAGATGATAACTGCAGCGATGGCTTGGTGCGATGGATTCGCTGCTCCACTCTTGGTACCATTGAACGGATGGTTGCAGTCGCCACTGCCCTTGCAAATAAAGACCCTCACTTGTCCCCAGAACGTAAAGTTCGTTGAACCTGCTCCTACAGGACAGCATGTCATTGTGATTCCTGACCAAGGAGATCCTCAACTTTGGCATGTCATGTCTGGCCAGCTAGTCCATACCTTTAAAG GTCATTCAAACCCAATCTCCTGCATCGCAGTCACTCAACAATCCCAGTATCTGCTAACAGGCTCTGAGGACACATCGATCATAGTCTGGGACATCAAGGAACTAACGTTGAAGCGACGAATCTGCGAGCATATCGCACCAGTTTTGACAGTAACCCCTGCCTTGAACAACTCCGTGATCGTCAGTGGTGGCGAAGACTCTCGTATCATCGCAACAAGTCTTCTAACCGGAGAGGTCTTGATGAAGGTCGACCATCACCGCGGACCAGTCACAGCAGTTAAAATAGACACTGCGGGTGATGTTCTGATATCCGGATCAGCAGACTCAACAGTGTGTTTGTGGTCTCTGGAAAACTTTCAGCTGCTCAATAGCATAACACTCCCGTCGCCTGTGGCGATGCTCGACGTGTCAATTGATTCAGTATTTCTACTGGCTGTTTGCGAGGACAACAAACTCTATTTACGTTCATTAGCAACGGGTACAGAGATTCACTCACTACGAGGACATCAAGGCCCAGTTAAAAGTTTGTCCCTAGCCAAAGATTGCCGACGGGCTGTTGCCGGTGGTGTTGATGGAAGAGTATCGATTTTCGACATGCACAGTGGTAAGCTGATCAAACCTTTGAACACAAACTCATCAGCAGACGTATCATTTGTTAAAGTAACCGACAAAGAcgatttcttaattactgcTAGTGGAAATCGTGTAACATTCTGGAGCTTCCGTGGTGATGAGAATAATTATCTAAAGTCCTTGGGGTGCAAAGGTAAACACGAATCGTTGCAGCCACACACAGCTGCGATATCATGCTTGGATATATCTCGCGACGGTGCGACAGCAGTAACAGGTGGAATCGATTCCCTGGTTAATTTATGGCAATTGAATACTCATGAGCTTATTATGACCTTGGAGGGGCATATTGCAAGTGTTACGTGTGTTGCATTCTCAGCGTCTGGTCTATTCGCCGCTTCGGGATCTGAAGACAAATCAGTTAGAGTTTGGGGGCTGACATTGGGCTTGGTTGTCGCCACGTTTCGTCATCAAGCACCTGTTACGTCAGTAATAGCCATGTTGGATGGCAGACGTGTCGTCAGTTCTGATCGCGGAGGCACCATCAGGGTTTGGGCTGCTGATACAGGCACACTGATCCAATCAGTGTGCGGTCCAGGACAGTGTTTCGCTGTCACCTCAGACATGAGATACGCTATCTGCGGCACTGGTGACAACCACCTGCGAATTATTGGTCTAGGAGCTGGTCCGGAGGAGAAGCACCAGATTACTCACTCTCAGGACATCACTTGCTTGGTCGTAACACCGGATTCTCAATTGCTGATAACTGGCTCGTGCGACATGAGCCTCAAGGTTTGGCAGTTAGCTGGCGGAAAACTATCCCAGGTTCTTGTTGGTCATACTGATTACGTTACCTGCGTCGCGGTAGCCGTCACTGATAAGAGCATCGTTGTCTCCGGGTCACGTGATGCTAATCTGATTGTTTGGGACATCAACACTGGAGACGACTTGCACACACTTACAGGACATCTTGGTCCTATCACCTGTGTTCGTTTGTCAGGAGATGGGACTCTTGCAGTAAGCGGCAGCGAAGACAAAAGTCTCTTCATCTGGGACACTAAAAAAGGAATCTCTTTGAATTCAATCGTCCTGCATGTTCCGATCCTCGGCGTTGAAATATCCACAGATTGTTCAAGAATGGGGCTGCACTTATTGGAGCAATGTCGAATGCCTATTCTGTGTCTGCACAACACTCCTGCTCAATATGTTAAGTTACCTTCCTACGTAGCTCCGAGAGACTTGAGACCTCCTGGGCCAAAGAGACCCGCCAGAAGATTGTTAAAGAAAGAAGTTTCACTGGACACTTACACTTGGCAACGAAAGTATGGCCACTTAACTTCAG GAATAATGGTCGCTGCGGTGGAAGACAGGCTTAAGCGACGTTTTAGTGTCAGCGCCTCTATGGAAGAAATCAGCAAAGCTGGCTTGGCCAATTCTCAATCTAGTCTCGGAAGAGAACAAGCTGCGCTTGCGCAGTCGCAACACTTCGATCAGCTTGAAGCATTGTGGAACAAACAGTCTCCCCCTCCAAAACCGCGTGGAACGTTTAGTCGCACGCTGTCCAAACAGAGTTCACTTCAGGGAACGCGAATATCTGACTCTGACGAAGaag ATGTTCCAGATTAA